Proteins encoded by one window of Halomonas sp. SH5A2:
- a CDS encoding class II aldolase/adducin family protein, with product MSAGASQEGEVRRDLAAAYRLIALDGMDDGIDTHISARLPGERFLLNAYGLRFSEVRADSLVTVDADGKVLDDPTGLGINPAGFTIHSALHNARPDVHCVLHTHTVAGVALSCLEEGLLPLNQWSLEFYDRLAYHDFEGIALALDERQRLADDLGDHSAMILRQHGLLTCGPSVGDAFLRMRNLERSCQAQLAAQATGQTLRLVSPSMAEHVARQYASWAASPAGSDRAWQAEIRRLDGADDSFSSELK from the coding sequence ATGAGCGCTGGTGCTTCTCAAGAGGGGGAAGTGCGCCGGGACTTGGCCGCTGCTTATCGACTGATCGCCCTGGACGGCATGGACGACGGTATCGATACGCATATCTCGGCGCGTCTTCCCGGCGAGCGCTTTTTGCTCAACGCTTACGGCCTGCGTTTCTCTGAGGTGCGTGCCGACAGTCTGGTGACAGTAGACGCCGACGGCAAGGTGCTCGACGACCCTACCGGGCTGGGCATCAACCCGGCCGGCTTCACCATACACAGCGCTCTCCATAATGCCCGACCCGACGTTCATTGTGTGCTGCACACCCACACCGTGGCTGGCGTTGCGCTCTCCTGTCTCGAGGAGGGCCTCCTGCCGCTCAACCAGTGGTCGCTGGAGTTCTACGATCGGCTGGCCTACCACGACTTCGAAGGCATTGCGCTGGCGCTCGATGAACGCCAACGTCTGGCTGACGACCTGGGCGATCATTCGGCCATGATCCTGCGTCAGCACGGTTTACTGACCTGTGGCCCAAGCGTTGGTGACGCTTTCCTGCGCATGCGCAACCTGGAGCGTAGTTGCCAGGCACAGTTGGCGGCTCAGGCCACCGGCCAGACGCTGCGTTTGGTATCGCCTTCCATGGCCGAACACGTAGCCCGACAGTACGCATCTTGGGCGGCAAGCCCCGCTGGCAGCGATCGAGCCTGGCAGGCCGAAATACGGCGGCTGGATGGCGCTGACGATTCCTTCTCATCAGAACTCAAATAG
- a CDS encoding ABC transporter ATP-binding protein: protein MTSSFPPASRPHAAPAPAVVANHLHKHFGDLEVLKGISLEVPEGSVTSIIGASGSGKSTLLRCMNLLERPDQGELAIADESIRFTRNPQGGITGLDRRQLQRLRAKVAMVFQQFNLWPHLTALGNVIEAPMRVKGLSRKRATALGEHYLERVGMADRRDAYPAFLSGGQQQRVAIARALAMEPRLLLFDEPTSALDPERVNEVLGVIRGLADEGRTMLLVTHEMHFAREVSDQLVYLDQGRIAAEGTPEEVFDDPRCRQFMAPAA, encoded by the coding sequence ATGACATCATCATTTCCGCCTGCATCTCGTCCCCACGCCGCCCCCGCACCGGCGGTTGTGGCTAATCACCTCCACAAACATTTTGGCGATCTTGAGGTGCTCAAGGGTATCTCTCTCGAAGTGCCAGAAGGCAGCGTTACTTCAATTATCGGCGCCAGCGGCTCCGGCAAAAGCACCTTGCTGCGCTGCATGAACCTGTTGGAAAGACCCGACCAGGGCGAACTGGCGATTGCGGATGAGTCGATTCGATTCACCCGCAATCCCCAGGGCGGCATCACTGGTCTGGATCGGCGCCAACTGCAACGGTTGCGTGCCAAGGTGGCGATGGTTTTCCAGCAATTCAATCTTTGGCCCCACTTAACCGCTCTGGGCAACGTCATTGAAGCCCCCATGCGGGTCAAGGGGCTTTCCCGCAAGCGGGCTACGGCCTTGGGTGAGCACTATTTAGAGCGGGTGGGGATGGCCGATCGGCGTGATGCTTACCCCGCCTTCCTTTCCGGCGGGCAACAGCAACGGGTGGCTATTGCTCGGGCACTGGCCATGGAACCCCGGCTGTTGCTCTTCGATGAACCGACTTCAGCGCTGGATCCTGAGCGCGTCAACGAGGTACTGGGGGTGATCCGCGGACTCGCCGACGAGGGCCGCACCATGCTACTGGTCACCCACGAGATGCACTTTGCCCGAGAAGTCTCCGACCAGTTGGTTTACCTCGACCAGGGGCGCATCGCTGCCGAGGGCACACCGGAAGAGGTTTTTGATGATCCCCGCTGCCGCCAGTTTATGGCGCCTGCGGCCTGA
- a CDS encoding pyridoxal phosphate-dependent aminotransferase, which produces MHYSRLTGRIAGEGAAAWDIHYRALARQAAGEKITLLSVGDPDFATPTPIVERAVASLRGGATHYADVQGKLALRQVIADGYRRQGLEVGPDNVIVMAGAQCGLYAAAQCLLDPGDEVLVPEPSYVTYEAVLRATGAELVQVPLPSEADFRLDPVAPEAAITPQTRAILLNSPHNPTGQLIDADTWEAIAALCRRHDLWLITDEVYAELIFEGKHFCPATLEGMTERSVIVSSLSKSHAMTGWRLGWVLGPEALIEHITHLALCMLYGCPDFIQDAACDALQTPPAELHAMREAYRARRDAVCEALAESTAVTAIRPPAGMFLMVDIRATGLSSQSFADRLLDEEGISVLSGEAFGPSAAGFVRLSLTVDAEHLTAASLRLAACAERARAELSPTPAQEADCL; this is translated from the coding sequence ATGCACTATTCACGACTCACCGGCCGTATCGCTGGCGAAGGAGCAGCGGCCTGGGATATTCACTACCGCGCCCTGGCCCGTCAGGCCGCTGGTGAAAAAATCACCTTACTCTCGGTAGGCGACCCGGATTTTGCCACCCCAACGCCGATTGTCGAGCGCGCGGTGGCCAGCTTACGCGGTGGTGCTACCCACTATGCCGATGTCCAGGGCAAGCTGGCGCTACGCCAGGTGATCGCCGACGGCTATCGCCGCCAGGGCCTTGAGGTAGGCCCGGATAACGTGATTGTCATGGCCGGTGCCCAGTGCGGTCTGTATGCCGCTGCCCAGTGCTTGCTGGATCCCGGCGACGAAGTACTGGTGCCCGAACCCAGCTATGTCACCTACGAAGCCGTGCTACGTGCCACCGGCGCAGAACTGGTGCAGGTGCCGCTTCCCAGCGAGGCAGACTTCCGCCTCGACCCGGTCGCTCCGGAGGCCGCCATCACACCTCAGACCCGGGCGATCCTGCTCAACAGCCCCCACAACCCCACCGGCCAGTTGATCGACGCCGACACCTGGGAAGCCATCGCCGCCCTATGTCGACGCCACGACCTATGGTTGATCACCGACGAGGTCTACGCCGAATTGATTTTTGAGGGCAAACATTTCTGCCCCGCCACGCTAGAGGGCATGACCGAACGCAGCGTGATCGTCAGCAGTCTCTCCAAGTCCCACGCCATGACCGGCTGGCGCTTGGGCTGGGTACTGGGCCCCGAAGCGCTGATTGAGCACATCACCCACTTGGCGCTATGCATGCTCTATGGCTGCCCGGACTTTATTCAGGACGCTGCCTGCGATGCCCTTCAGACACCGCCCGCTGAATTGCACGCCATGCGTGAGGCCTATCGGGCGCGGCGCGACGCTGTTTGCGAGGCACTCGCTGAAAGCACTGCGGTGACCGCTATCCGTCCACCAGCGGGAATGTTTCTGATGGTGGATATTCGTGCCACGGGCCTCTCATCCCAAAGCTTTGCTGATCGCCTGCTCGACGAGGAGGGCATCTCCGTGCTCTCCGGCGAAGCGTTTGGGCCCTCAGCAGCGGGCTTTGTGCGGCTCAGCCTGACCGTTGACGCCGAGCACCTCACCGCCGCCAGCCTACGCTTGGCAGCCTGTGCCGAGCGCGCCCGAGCTGAACTATCACCTACCCCGGCTCAGGAGGCCGATTGCCTATGA
- a CDS encoding transporter substrate-binding domain-containing protein, translated as MKFPMMIATAVTALGLGHSAQAAEPLKVGISGEPYPPFTYKAASGDWTGFEVDLAHALCDAMNRECEIAPTGWSGIIPSLNAGRIDMIMNSMSITEKRKRVIDFTRPYYFTPGAYVAASDATLAIPEGLDGLVMGVQGATTNATYARRELRDSGVDVRLYDQAEQVNNDLLSGRLDVILADEIAMLQFLERDEAEGFEIKATAPRHEAYGEGIGIGLRQDDDELREALNAAIATVIEDGTCASLSEQYLGTDVCVYE; from the coding sequence ATGAAATTCCCGATGATGATCGCTACCGCCGTGACCGCACTTGGCCTCGGCCACTCCGCCCAAGCCGCCGAGCCACTCAAGGTGGGCATTTCCGGCGAGCCCTATCCGCCCTTCACCTACAAGGCGGCCAGCGGTGACTGGACCGGTTTTGAAGTGGACCTGGCCCATGCCTTGTGCGATGCCATGAACCGCGAGTGCGAAATCGCGCCCACCGGCTGGAGCGGCATTATTCCCTCACTCAATGCCGGACGCATCGACATGATCATGAACTCAATGTCGATCACCGAGAAGCGCAAGCGGGTCATCGACTTCACTCGCCCCTATTACTTCACACCAGGCGCTTATGTGGCAGCAAGCGATGCCACGCTCGCTATTCCCGAGGGACTGGACGGCTTGGTGATGGGGGTGCAAGGAGCGACTACCAACGCCACCTACGCCCGCCGTGAACTGCGCGACAGCGGCGTGGATGTCCGCCTCTACGATCAGGCGGAACAGGTCAATAACGACCTGCTTTCAGGGCGCCTGGATGTCATTCTGGCGGATGAGATTGCCATGCTGCAGTTCCTTGAGCGCGACGAGGCGGAAGGCTTCGAGATCAAGGCCACCGCTCCCCGCCATGAAGCTTATGGCGAAGGCATCGGTATCGGCCTGCGCCAGGATGATGATGAGCTACGCGAAGCCCTTAATGCCGCCATCGCCACGGTGATCGAAGACGGCACCTGCGCCAGCCTCTCTGAGCAGTACCTGGGCACCGATGTCTGCGTCTACGAGTAA